One window from the genome of Hippoglossus hippoglossus isolate fHipHip1 chromosome 6, fHipHip1.pri, whole genome shotgun sequence encodes:
- the LOC117763149 gene encoding coiled-coil domain-containing protein 73-like encodes MDPGAESGTPAPHTAVEEESLSLSSASCQRESGGTILLQLLEFKTHLLEAVEELHIRKDAETHFEDQISKLVLEKQELEWERESLQHQIETGVNQHTESLTSVKKQFQAKIRNIEEEKGKYQVSAELKDKEINNLKEELRSLQLLKFNLEKKSKELEQKLSLQSRSKDSHLNQLGEVEKRFSALSRQCALVKKGHEALQQNVDEAMRINKKLTSANEKQEANIVSLKKELEQVNTKLIKTKMMSVTHDKFHDGQTGKEQHVEKLHQRLRMETEIIKKLEEENVAVRAEKQRLMISLQHNQQLLLSQTQTVNRVELELQTQEDQHQALKQEHEVMRDKSKALEDKVARLMECHAASMTSWDKEKKVFLDDIESEQQELRSVKEALDELHERHTEVSSLSKEQAQHILELETRNHSRSRLSVSTQVVLPIEPSDELLSLGRLQHAASSQRRPDGLDHTGAVTKLGATGATDGQPATNKHAVDVGARVDTQLMTRSPQLSRSVYTSTCHQQPLQLLQSFWNIKQ; translated from the exons ATGGATCCTGGTGCAGAGTCTGGGACACCGGCTCCACACACAGCT GTAGAAGAGGAGAGCCTGTCTCTGTCCAGCGCCTCCTGTCAAAGAGAAAGCGGAGGAACCATCTTACTACAGTTGTTGGAATTTAAAACTCATCTACTTGAAGCTGTAGAGGAGCTGCATATTCGGAAG GATGCAGAGACGCACTTTGAGGATCAGATCAGTAAACTGGTGCTGGAGAAACAGGAGCTGGAGTGGGAGAGG GAATCCCTCCAGCATCAGATTGAAACGGGCGTGAATCAGCACACAGAGTCACTCACCAGTGTGAAGAAGCAG TTTCAGGCCAAAATCAGAAACATTGAGGAGGAGAAG GGGAAATACCAGGTCAGTGCTGAGTTAAAGGACAAGGAGATTAACAACTTGAAAGAAGAACTGAGGTCGCTGCAG TTGCTGAAGTTCAACTTGGAGAAGAAATCAAAGGAGCTG GAGCAGAAACTATCCTTGCAGAGCAGGTCGAAGGACAGTCACCTGAACCAGCTGGGGGAGGTGGAGAAACGATTCAGTGCCCTGTCCAGGCAGTGTGCCCTGGTCAAGAAGGGCCACGAGGCACTACAGCAAAATG TTGATGAGGCCATGAGAATCAACAAGAAACTAACTTCtgcaaatgaaaagcaagaagCGAACATTGTGTCACTGAAGAAG GAGTTGGAGCAGGTGAATACCAAGCTGATTAAAACCAAGATGATGTCAGTCACACATGACAAGTTCCACGACGGTCAAACGGGCAAAGAGCAGCATGTAGAGAAACTGCACCAGAGACTGAGGATG GAAACTGAAATTATCAAGAAACTCGAGGAGGAGAACGTTGCTGTAAGAGCAGAAAAGcag aggTTAATGATTTCTCTGCAGCATAACCAGCAGCTTCTGTTGagtcagacacagacagtgaacAGAGTcgagctggagctgcagacacaagAAGACCAGCACCAG GCCCTTAAGCAGGAACACGAAGTGATGCGAGACAAAAGCAAGGCACTGGAAGATAAGGTGGCCCGACTGATGGAGTGCCACGCCGCTTCCATGACGAGCTGGGACAAAGAG AAGAAAGTGTTTCTGGACGACATCGAGAGTGAACAGCAGGAGCTTCGATCAGTGAAGGAGGCTTTGGACGAGCTTCATGAGAGACACACTGAGGTGTCCTCACTGTCTAAAGAGCAGGCACAGCACATACTGGAATTAGAg ACGAGAAACCACAGTCGGAGCCGCCTCAGCGTTTCAACCCAGGTCGTCCTTCCTATCGAACCCAGCGATGAGCTGCTGAGCCTCGGCCGCCTGCAGCACGCGGCCTCCTCTCAGAGACGGCCAGACGGTCTCGACCACACAGGAGCTGTGACGAAGCTCGGTGCCACTGGAGCGACTGATGGTCAGCCAGCCACAAATAAACATGCAGTAGATGTAGGAGCCAGAGTTGATACTCAGCTCAT GACAAGAAGCCCCCAACTCTCCAGATCTGTTTACACGTCCACGTGTCACCAACAacctctccagctcctgcagtcATTCTGGAACATCAAGCAATGA